In Labrys monachus, the genomic stretch AGACCGCCGGCGTCAATCCGCTCGCAAGCCTGACGATGGCGCCGCAGCCGTCGTTTCCTCGGCCCGGTGGCAGGCGACCCGGCGTCCGGACGGCATGTCGCGCAGGGCCGGCCGCTCCGCGAGGCAGCGTTCGATCGCCAGCGGACAGCGCGAATGGAAGAGGCAGGCATTCCCGGGCGGGGAGATCGGGCTCAGCGGCTCGCCCTGGAGCGCGGCGCCTGCCGGCTTCCCCGGGCTGGCGGCGATGAGCGCGCGGGTATAGGGGTGGGCGGGTCTCTCGAGCAGATCGGCAACCGGTCCATATTCGGCGACGCGTCCGAGATAGAGGACCATCACCCTGTTGCACATGAGGCGTATGACCTCGAGGTCGTGCGACACGAAGATCAGCGCCAGGTCCTTCTCCCGCCTGAGAGCATCGATCAGCTTCAGGACCGCCGCCTGGACGGAGACGTCGAGAGCCGCCGTCGGCTCGTCGAGAATGAGCAGGCTGGGCTCCGACATCAGCGCCCGGGCGATCCCGACCCGCGCCTGCTGGCCGCCGGAAAGCTGGTGCGGCCTTCGATCGAGCAATTCGCGCGCCAATCCCGCCTCGGCGGCTTTCGCGGCGATGCGGGCGGCGTCGACATTCCCGGTCCCCGCACCGATGGCGATGTTCCGGGCGGCGTTGAAGGCCGGATTGAGTGCATCGCCGGCGTTCTGGAACACCAGGCCGATCTTGCGCCTGGCGGGGTCGCCGGCGAACCGGCGGGGCGGGATCGGCCCGATGTCGCGGCCCTCGAAACGGATCGCGCCGCTGTCCGCGTCGACGAGCTTGGAAACCAGCCGGGCGATGGTGGATTTGCCGCTGCCGCTTTCGCCGACCAGCCCGAGGCTTTCGCCGGCATCGACTTCGAAACTCACATCGTCGACGGCATGGAGCATGCGCCGGCCGCCCACGGGGAATTTCTTGCTCAGTTGTTCGACTTCGAGAAGGGGCATCAGAGCGGGTTCCAGCACGCCGTTTGGTGGGAGGCGCCGGCAAGGCTCGGGCGATCGAGGCGGCACCGTGCGAGGACGCGCTCGCACCGGCCGGCGAAACGGCAGGCGGCGACCTCTTCGGCAAGGTTCGGAAAGCTGCCGGGGATGCCCGCAAGCTCGCCCACGGTGCGGGCGGCCGCGGGCGTGGCCCCGATAAGCGCCTGCGTGTAGGGGTGGGACGGTCGGTGGAGGAGCGTCGCCGCCGCGCCCTCCTCCACCACCTGGCCGGCATGCATCACGATCACGCGTTCGGCGCGTTGCATCGCCAAAGCGAGATCGTGGGTGATCAGGATGCAGGCCATGCGGCGGGTCCTCGCTTGCGCCAGGATCAGGTCGAGGATGGCGGCCTGCGTCGTGGTATCGAGCCCCGTCGTCGGCTCGTCGGCGATCAGCAGGGCGGGGTTGCCGGCCATCGCGATGGCGAGCATCACGCGCTGGCACATCCCGCCCGACAGCTCCCCGGGATAGGCATGCCAGCGGCGCTCGGCGTCGGGGATCCGGACGGCCTTGAGGGCCTCGATCGCAGCCTGGCGCAGAGCCTTGCCCCGCAGCTGCCGATGCTCGGCGAGCACGTCGGCGATCTGCCGCCCGACCTTGCGGACCGGATTGAGCGCCGCCCGCGCATTCTGGAAGACGATGCCGATCTCACGTCCCCGCAGATCCCGCCAGCCCGGAGCGCACCGGTCGCGCAGGTCGATGCCGCCGAAGGTGAAGGTCGAGGCCTCGATCCGCGCGGCGCCGGTCAGGATGCCGGCGATCGCATGGGCGAGGAGCGATTTCCCCGATCCGCTTTCCCCGACCAAAGCGAGGATCTCGCCCTTACCGATCGACAGCCTGACGCCGTCGACGGTGGCGTTTCCCGCCGGATTGCCGGGGAATGTGATGGAGAAGCCGTCGAGGGCCAGGAGCGTCGACATGCCTATGCCCTCCGCGGATCGAAATGGTCGCGCAGCGCGTCGCCGATCAGGGAGAATCCCAGCACGGCGAGCATCAATGTCACGCCCGGGAAGGCAAAGACCCACCATTCTCCCGAAATCATGTAGGACGCGCCGTCGGCGACCATGATGCCCCATTCGGGCTGCGGCGGCCGGATGCCGAGCCCGATGAAGGACAGGCCCGCCGCGTTGAGGATCGCCCAGCCCATGTTGAGCGAGGACTGGACCATGAGCGGCGGCAGCAGGTTCGGAAGGATGTGGCCGACCACGATCGTCACCGGCCCGATGCCGGCAAGCCGCGCGGCTTCGACGTAGCCGGCGCTGCGGCGCCGATTGACCTCGGTGCGCACCTGGCGTGCATAGAAGGGCAGGTTGACGACGGCGGTGGCGAGCACGACGCTCGACATCGAGTTGCCGAGCGCGGCGGCGATGCCGACCGCCAGCACGAAGAGCGGGAAGGCCATGATGGTATCGAGCAGGCGGGACATCAGGGCATCCGCCCAGCCGCCGGCCCAGCCGGCGAACGCCCCGATGGCGGTGCCGACCGCCAACGACGAGGCGACGGCGAGAAGCGCGGTCAGGAGGTCGATCTGCGTGGCGGCCAGCACCCGCGAGAAGATGTCCCTTCCGACCTGATCGATGCCGAACCAGTGGGACAGCGAGGGCGGGGCGAGCGCCACGGACGCGTCGATGCGCAAGGGGTCGTAGGGGGCGATCGCCGGACCGGCGGCGGCCAGAAAGAGAAAGATGCATGCGACCGCGATCGCGAGCCGTATCCGCGGGCGCGGCTTCGCCTGCGATCCGGGCTTGAGTACAACGAGCTCAGCCATCAAATCTTACCCGTGGATCGAGGAGAACGGCGACGATGTCGATGAGGAGGTTGATGAGGACGTAGAGCGCCGCCATCAGCAGCACGAAGCCCTGGATGGGCGCGAAGTCCGAGGCCAGGACCGAGTCGATGGCGTAGGCGCCGATTCCCG encodes the following:
- a CDS encoding ABC transporter ATP-binding protein; translated protein: MPLLEVEQLSKKFPVGGRRMLHAVDDVSFEVDAGESLGLVGESGSGKSTIARLVSKLVDADSGAIRFEGRDIGPIPPRRFAGDPARRKIGLVFQNAGDALNPAFNAARNIAIGAGTGNVDAARIAAKAAEAGLARELLDRRPHQLSGGQQARVGIARALMSEPSLLILDEPTAALDVSVQAAVLKLIDALRREKDLALIFVSHDLEVIRLMCNRVMVLYLGRVAEYGPVADLLERPAHPYTRALIAASPGKPAGAALQGEPLSPISPPGNACLFHSRCPLAIERCLAERPALRDMPSGRRVACHRAEETTAAAPSSGLRAD
- a CDS encoding ABC transporter ATP-binding protein → MSTLLALDGFSITFPGNPAGNATVDGVRLSIGKGEILALVGESGSGKSLLAHAIAGILTGAARIEASTFTFGGIDLRDRCAPGWRDLRGREIGIVFQNARAALNPVRKVGRQIADVLAEHRQLRGKALRQAAIEALKAVRIPDAERRWHAYPGELSGGMCQRVMLAIAMAGNPALLIADEPTTGLDTTTQAAILDLILAQARTRRMACILITHDLALAMQRAERVIVMHAGQVVEEGAAATLLHRPSHPYTQALIGATPAAARTVGELAGIPGSFPNLAEEVAACRFAGRCERVLARCRLDRPSLAGASHQTACWNPL
- a CDS encoding ABC transporter permease, whose protein sequence is MAELVVLKPGSQAKPRPRIRLAIAVACIFLFLAAAGPAIAPYDPLRIDASVALAPPSLSHWFGIDQVGRDIFSRVLAATQIDLLTALLAVASSLAVGTAIGAFAGWAGGWADALMSRLLDTIMAFPLFVLAVGIAAALGNSMSSVVLATAVVNLPFYARQVRTEVNRRRSAGYVEAARLAGIGPVTIVVGHILPNLLPPLMVQSSLNMGWAILNAAGLSFIGLGIRPPQPEWGIMVADGASYMISGEWWVFAFPGVTLMLAVLGFSLIGDALRDHFDPRRA